One stretch of Actinomycetota bacterium DNA includes these proteins:
- a CDS encoding CPBP family glutamic-type intramembrane protease, which produces MTDAPLPPPAWYPDPSGVADLRYWDGQAWASNVVVGGQVTERPVPGAQGSGPALPPDDRAVLPGRAAFYGLGGFVVGLIVGSALALAADLAGLPPIAVLLLNLAGLWSGLLGACWLASRRYGSGRLARDYGLKFTGKDFSWGLLMSIAARFAGALVLVPFLLGPEELVGTNQGVYGEVRDSAASFLVFAAIAIAGAPLVEELFFRGLLLRSLTTAVGAAAAIALQALLFGLAHYSPLLGLANFSVIAVIAAAGVVFGITARWRRVSTSVAAHGFFNLVAVIGAFFISV; this is translated from the coding sequence GTGACTGACGCACCTCTGCCCCCGCCCGCCTGGTACCCCGACCCGTCGGGAGTGGCCGACCTGCGCTACTGGGACGGCCAGGCATGGGCGTCGAACGTGGTCGTGGGCGGCCAGGTCACCGAGCGCCCGGTGCCGGGGGCCCAGGGCTCGGGCCCGGCCCTGCCGCCCGACGACCGGGCCGTGCTGCCGGGCCGGGCCGCCTTCTACGGCCTCGGAGGGTTCGTCGTCGGCCTCATCGTGGGTTCGGCCCTGGCCTTGGCCGCCGACCTGGCCGGCCTGCCCCCGATCGCCGTCCTGCTGCTCAACCTGGCCGGGTTGTGGTCGGGCTTGCTGGGGGCGTGCTGGCTGGCCAGCCGCCGCTACGGGTCGGGGCGCCTGGCCCGCGACTACGGGCTCAAGTTCACGGGCAAGGACTTCTCCTGGGGCCTGCTGATGTCCATAGCGGCGCGCTTCGCGGGTGCACTGGTGCTCGTGCCCTTCCTCCTCGGGCCCGAGGAGCTCGTGGGCACCAACCAGGGCGTGTACGGCGAGGTGCGCGACAGCGCGGCCAGCTTCCTGGTGTTCGCGGCCATCGCCATCGCCGGGGCGCCCCTGGTAGAGGAGCTCTTCTTCCGGGGCCTGCTGCTGCGCTCGCTGACCACGGCCGTCGGGGCGGCGGCCGCCATCGCCCTACAGGCCCTGCTGTTCGGCCTGGCCCACTACAGCCCGTTGCTGGGCCTGGCCAACTTCTCGGTGATCGCCGTGATCGCGGCTGCCGGCGTGGTGTTCGGCATAACCGCCCGCTGGCGGCGGGTGAGCACGTCGGTGGCCGCCCACGGCTTCTTCAACCTGGTGGCCGTCATCGGCGCCTTCTTTATCAGCGTCTAA
- a CDS encoding multifunctional oxoglutarate decarboxylase/oxoglutarate dehydrogenase thiamine pyrophosphate-binding subunit/dihydrolipoyllysine-residue succinyltransferase subunit has translation MSEPASAPGQAFGPNAWLVDEMYDRYRADPGSVGDSWRDFFEGYRPDGAAVPPTAPSGPADGPVPSAPARPPAFDGDSGEPLRGAAARLAVNMEASLGVPTATSARVVPARLLEVNRTVLNNYLVRTGGAKVSYTHIIGYAVVRAAVAVPAMSSSFSRRGEQARVVRHPHVGLGLAVDVVKADGSRTLVVPVVREADTLDFRAFHAAYEDLVRRARAGRATPDDFAGATMTLTNPGTLGTVASVPRLMPGQGVIVGVGALAYPAEYHGADPSRLADLGLSKVMTLTSTYDHRVIQGAESGLFLARAHELLMGADDFYGEVFRSMGVPYEPVQWRPDRNPISHDDMARAKQVHVQTLINMYRVRGHLIADLDPLGLKEVRTHPELDPATYGLTIWDLQREFFTDGLAGRDWMALGDVLGILRDAYCRRVGVEYMHIQEPDQKRWVQQQVEGVQTSLSPDEQHHVLDRLNAAEAFERFLHTKYVGHKRFGLEGAESAIVLIDELLDCAARAKAQEAVLGMAHRGRLNVLVNIVGKSLRQIFREFEGDLDPATTQGSGDVKYHVGASGKFTGRSGLPLPVTLASNPSHLEAVDPVVEGMVRAKQDLIDDPEAFSVVPIVIHGDAAFAGQGVVAETLNLSALRGYRVGGTVHVVINNQLGFTTAPAEARSSFYATDVAKIVQAPIFHVNGDDPEACVRVARLAFEFRQRFHKDVVIDMVCYRRHGHNEGDDPSYTQPLMYKRIEARRSVRKLYTETLVRRGDFTIEEAEKALDDFMAKMQLAFEETRQSHPPQPSEVELAGGQPPEVKPSPPTGVAREVLDRVVDAVHRTPPGFTVHPKLARQLAARLHVYAGGHVDWALAEALAFGSLLSEGTDVRLTGQDTRRGTFSQRHSVLVDYGSGEEWTPLSHLGGAQGKFWAYDSLLSEYAALGFEYGYSVAHREALVAWEAQFGDFANGAQIIIDQFLTAAEDKWGQQSGLVLLLPHGFEGQGPEHSSARIERFLTLCAEDNISVVNPTTAAQYFHVLRRQVRMARRRPLVLLTPKSLLRARVARSAVDELESGAFREVIDDPAFAGDEGGAVRRVVVASGKVAYDLMAARDERALAVPVVRVEQLYPWPEELLLAALGRYPAATEVVWAQEEPENMGAWPWVHVRLHRALRDRAELSHVSRRASASPASGSHSVHAVEQDQLVTQALEG, from the coding sequence TCTTGGAGGTCAACCGCACCGTCCTCAACAACTACCTGGTGCGCACCGGCGGGGCCAAGGTGAGCTACACCCACATCATCGGCTACGCCGTTGTGCGGGCGGCCGTGGCCGTGCCCGCCATGAGCTCGTCGTTCTCCCGCCGGGGTGAGCAGGCCCGGGTCGTCCGCCACCCCCATGTGGGCCTCGGCCTGGCGGTCGACGTGGTCAAGGCGGACGGGTCGCGCACGCTGGTGGTCCCGGTGGTGCGCGAGGCCGACACCCTCGATTTCCGGGCCTTCCACGCCGCCTACGAGGACCTCGTACGCCGAGCCCGGGCGGGCCGGGCCACCCCCGACGACTTCGCGGGCGCGACCATGACCCTGACCAACCCGGGGACGCTGGGCACGGTGGCCTCCGTACCCCGCCTGATGCCCGGCCAGGGGGTCATCGTGGGCGTCGGGGCGCTGGCCTACCCGGCCGAGTACCACGGGGCCGACCCGTCCCGGCTGGCCGACCTGGGCCTGTCCAAGGTGATGACGCTCACCTCGACCTACGACCACCGCGTGATCCAGGGGGCGGAGTCGGGGCTGTTCCTGGCCCGGGCCCACGAGCTGCTGATGGGCGCCGACGACTTCTACGGAGAGGTCTTCCGCTCCATGGGGGTGCCCTACGAGCCCGTGCAGTGGCGTCCCGACCGCAACCCGATAAGCCACGACGACATGGCCCGGGCCAAGCAGGTCCACGTCCAGACGCTCATCAACATGTACCGGGTGCGGGGGCACCTGATCGCCGACCTCGACCCCCTGGGGCTGAAGGAGGTGCGTACCCACCCCGAGCTCGACCCGGCAACCTACGGGCTGACCATCTGGGACCTTCAGCGGGAGTTCTTCACCGACGGCCTGGCCGGCCGTGACTGGATGGCGCTGGGCGACGTGCTGGGCATCCTGCGCGACGCCTACTGCCGGCGGGTGGGCGTCGAGTACATGCACATCCAGGAGCCCGACCAGAAGCGGTGGGTCCAGCAGCAGGTGGAGGGCGTGCAAACCTCGCTGAGCCCCGACGAGCAGCACCACGTGCTCGACCGGCTCAACGCGGCCGAGGCGTTCGAGCGCTTCCTGCACACCAAGTACGTGGGCCACAAGCGCTTCGGCCTCGAGGGAGCCGAGAGCGCCATCGTGCTCATCGACGAGCTGCTCGACTGCGCGGCCCGGGCCAAGGCCCAGGAGGCCGTGCTGGGCATGGCCCACCGGGGGCGGCTGAACGTGCTGGTCAACATCGTGGGCAAGTCGCTGCGCCAGATCTTCCGGGAGTTCGAGGGCGACCTCGACCCGGCGACCACGCAGGGTTCGGGTGACGTGAAGTACCACGTGGGCGCCTCGGGCAAGTTCACCGGGCGTTCCGGCTTGCCCCTGCCGGTCACGCTGGCGTCCAACCCCTCCCACCTGGAGGCCGTGGACCCGGTCGTCGAGGGCATGGTGCGGGCCAAGCAGGACCTCATCGACGACCCCGAGGCGTTCAGCGTCGTGCCCATCGTCATCCACGGCGACGCCGCCTTCGCGGGCCAGGGGGTGGTGGCCGAGACGCTCAACCTGTCGGCCCTGCGCGGGTACCGCGTCGGGGGGACCGTCCACGTGGTCATCAACAACCAGCTCGGGTTCACCACTGCGCCGGCCGAGGCCCGCTCGTCGTTCTACGCCACCGACGTGGCCAAGATCGTTCAGGCCCCGATCTTCCACGTCAACGGTGACGACCCCGAGGCCTGTGTCCGAGTGGCCCGGCTGGCCTTCGAGTTCCGCCAGCGGTTCCACAAGGACGTCGTCATCGACATGGTCTGCTACCGCCGCCATGGCCACAACGAGGGCGACGACCCGTCCTACACCCAGCCCCTGATGTACAAGCGCATCGAGGCCCGCCGGTCGGTCCGCAAGCTCTACACCGAGACGCTCGTGCGCCGGGGCGACTTCACCATCGAAGAGGCCGAGAAGGCGCTGGACGACTTCATGGCCAAGATGCAGCTCGCCTTCGAGGAGACCCGCCAGTCCCACCCGCCCCAGCCTTCGGAGGTCGAGCTGGCCGGCGGCCAGCCACCCGAGGTCAAGCCCTCTCCCCCGACCGGGGTGGCCCGTGAGGTGCTCGACCGGGTAGTCGACGCCGTGCACCGGACGCCGCCCGGGTTCACCGTCCATCCCAAGCTGGCCCGCCAGTTGGCCGCCCGGCTGCACGTCTACGCCGGCGGGCACGTCGACTGGGCGCTGGCCGAGGCCCTGGCCTTCGGCTCGCTGCTCAGCGAGGGGACCGACGTGCGCCTGACCGGCCAGGACACCCGGCGGGGCACGTTCTCCCAGCGCCACAGCGTGCTCGTCGACTACGGCTCGGGCGAGGAGTGGACGCCCCTGAGCCACCTGGGCGGGGCCCAGGGCAAGTTCTGGGCCTACGACTCGCTGCTCTCCGAGTACGCCGCCCTGGGCTTCGAGTACGGCTACTCGGTGGCCCACCGCGAGGCCCTGGTGGCCTGGGAGGCCCAGTTCGGGGACTTCGCCAACGGGGCGCAGATCATCATCGACCAGTTCCTCACGGCCGCCGAGGACAAGTGGGGCCAGCAGTCGGGGCTCGTGCTGCTCCTGCCCCACGGCTTCGAGGGCCAGGGCCCCGAGCACTCGTCGGCCCGCATCGAGCGCTTCCTGACCCTGTGCGCCGAGGACAACATCTCGGTGGTCAACCCCACGACCGCGGCCCAGTACTTCCATGTGCTGCGCCGCCAGGTGCGGATGGCCCGCCGCCGACCCCTCGTCCTGCTCACCCCCAAGTCGCTCCTGCGGGCGCGGGTGGCGCGCTCGGCGGTGGACGAGCTCGAAAGCGGCGCCTTCCGAGAGGTGATCGACGACCCGGCGTTCGCCGGGGACGAGGGTGGGGCCGTGCGCCGGGTGGTCGTGGCCAGCGGCAAGGTGGCCTATGACCTCATGGCGGCGCGCGACGAGCGCGCTCTGGCCGTGCCGGTAGTGAGGGTGGAGCAGCTCTACCCGTGGCCCGAGGAACTGCTCCTCGCCGCGCTGGGCCGCTACCCGGCGGCCACCGAGGTCGTCTGGGCCCAGGAGGAGCCCGAGAACATGGGCGCGTGGCCGTGGGTGCACGTCCGCCTCCACCGGGCGCTGCGGGACCGGGCCGAGCTGAGCCACGTGAGCCGCCGGGCCTCTGCCAGCCCGGCCTCGGGCAGCCACAGCGTCCACGCCGTCGAGCAGGACCAGCTCGTCACCCAGGCCCTGGAGGGCTAG